In the genome of Cuculus canorus isolate bCucCan1 chromosome 28, bCucCan1.pri, whole genome shotgun sequence, one region contains:
- the S100A14 gene encoding protein S100-A14, with translation MGQCNCRKKRKDCQELTDVERAIETVINQFHCYAVKGQKEYLTPNEMQELVAQKLPHLGKCVGPLEEKIECMGNPDEAKLEFGEYWDMMGDAAKGCRRK, from the exons ATGGGCCAGTGCAACTGCCGCAAGAAGCGCAAG GACTGCCAGGAGCTGACAGATGTGGAGCGAGCCATTGAGACTGTCATCAACCAGTTCCACTGCTACGCGGTGAAGGGGCAGAAGGAGTACCTGACGCCCAATGAGATGCAGGAGCTGGTGGCACAGAAGCTGCCCCATCTGGGAAAG TGTGTTGGACCGCTGGAGGAGAAGATTGAATGCATGGGGAACCCTGACGAGGCCAAGCTGGAGTTTGGAGAGTACTGGGACATGATGGGGGATGCGGCCAAGGGCTGCCGGAGGAAGTAG
- the S100A13 gene encoding protein S100-A13, with translation MATGELTELEMAIEKIVTVFFTHAAKDGKKGTLTADEFKELVQLQLPNLMKDVPSLEEKMSELDVNNDEELKFGEYWRLIGELAKAMRREKAGKK, from the exons ATGGCCACGGGCGAGCTGACCGAGCTGGAGATGGCCATCGAGAAGATCGTCACCGTCTTCTTCACTCACGCAGCGAAGGATGGCAAGAAGGGCACACTGACAGCCGATGAGTTCAAGGAGTTggtccagctccagctgcccaACCTGATGAAG gatgtcccctccctggaggagaagatgagTGAGCTGGATGTGAACAATGATGAGGAGCTGAAATTCGGCGAGTACTGGCGGCTGATCGGGGAGCTGGCGAAGGCCatgaggagggagaaggcagggaagaagtga